The nucleotide sequence TAGGCGGTGGAGAGCCCTGAAATTCCTGCTCCGATTACGGCGATGCGGGTCATATCCCTTCCTCCTCGCGATTCAGGTGAGTTTGTCGAGTATGCGGGCGATGGTTTCGAAGGAGCGGACCAGGTCCTCCTGGTCGCTCTCCGGCAGCCGGGCCAGGACCTTTTCGTATCCCGAAAGGATGCCCTGCTGCAGTTCGTCGATGAGATCACGCCCTGATGGGGTAAGGCGGATGACCACCTGGCGCCGGTTGGCCGCGTCCTGCTCCCGCTCCACCAGGCCCTGCCCCACCAGCCGCTCCACCATCTGGCTGGCGCTGCTCATGGCCACCTCCAGGTCCCGGGCCAGGTCCCCCAGGGAACAGGCGTCCCGGTCGGCAATGGTCAGCAGGGTCTTGTACTGGTTGTAGGTGAGGTCCATGCCCTCGTGAACCAGGGCGCGCAGCCGTCCCATGCCCCGCATGAGGGGGGGATAGAGGCGGGCGATGCGTTCGATATGTTCCAAGATTCCTTCTCCTAATATTTTGGATACCTAAACATTAGGACATAAAAGACTTGCGAGTCAAGCCCTGTTTCGAAAAAAGCGCACCCGGCCGCCGCGAGGCGGACATTCTCCGCGGCATCGACGACTCCGCAAGATGGTGCCTTCGCCTGGCAAAATCAAAAACATACGGGTCATTTGAGCAAGTTTAGCGCAAACGGAAGGGGCGGCAAGATGACGGGGAGGGAAGTCCAGGCCGTTTCCCTTGACGCTGGGCCTCCCGCTCACTATATTTGCAGGGCGACTGAAACCACCATCAGGAGGCCCCATGGCCAAGGACTACTATGCCGTTCTCGGTATCCGCAAGGACACCACGGAAACCGAGATAAAGAAGGCTTACAGAAAACTCGCCCTCAAGTACCATCCCGACAAAAACCCCGGCGACAAAAAGGCCGAAGAGAAGTTCAAGGAGATCACCGAAGCCTACGCCGTCCTGTCCGACCCGGACAAGCGGCGCCAGTACGACCAGTTCGGCGACAGCGGCTTCCACCAGCGCTATTCTCAGGAGGACATCTACCGGGACTTTGACGTGGGGGACATCTTCCGCGAATTCGGTTTCGGCACCGACGACATCTTCGGCCACCTGTTCGGGGGCGGACGGGGCCGCGCCACCGGCTTCAGCGGCGGACGCCCCCAGGCGCCCAAGGGACAGGACTACGTCATGCGCCTCTCTATCCCCCTGCGCCAGGCGCTCCAGGGCGGGGAGCGGCGGGTCGAGTTCCGCCGGGAGGGTCGGGTGGAGCAGCTCCAGGTGCGCATCCCTGCCGGGGTCGAAGCAGGGCAAAAACTGCGGGTGGCCGGCAAGGGAGGAACCAGCCCCTCCGGGGGGCCGCCGGGAAACCTGTTCCTCGAGATTCAGGTGGAGGCCGACCCCCTCTTCACCCGCGAGGGCAACGACCTGCTGGTCAAGATCAGGATTCCCTTCAGCGGAGCCTGCCTCGGCACCTCCGTGGAGGTTCCCACCCTCGATGGAAAGAAGCGGGTCAAGGTCCCCGCGGGCATGCAGGGCGGAGGCAAGATTCGCCTCAAAGGGGACGGCGCGCCCGGGAAGAAGAAGGCGGCGGCGGGCGATCTCTACGCCGTCGTTGAAGTGGAGGTCCCGCAGACCCTCTCCGAAGGGCAGAAGAAACTTCTGGAGCAGTTGCGCTCCGAAGGACTCTGATCCCCCAGGCATCGAAACCTGCACACAAAAAAGCCAGGAGACCGGAAGGTTCCCTGGCTTTTTTCATGCGCATTGATTGGTCAACCCCTATCCGGAAAACTCCCGGCAGTACATCATCCCCAGGGTTCCCCGGCTGGCCAGGCACGTGAGGCAGAGCTGCCCGTCGTCGCCCCACTGCTCCCGGGCCATGATGGCGCCTGCCTCCTCGGCCGGGTCGGAGGCGGCCCGATCGGGATCGAAGTCTTTCCCGCAGACGGTACAGGTCCTCACGCCCCGTCCTCCAGGTTCGACCGGACCAGATCGGCCATGGCGCTGATGAAAAGAGGATGGTCGTTCAGGGAGGGGCTG is from Desulfuromonas sp. and encodes:
- a CDS encoding MarR family transcriptional regulator; this translates as MEHIERIARLYPPLMRGMGRLRALVHEGMDLTYNQYKTLLTIADRDACSLGDLARDLEVAMSSASQMVERLVGQGLVEREQDAANRRQVVIRLTPSGRDLIDELQQGILSGYEKVLARLPESDQEDLVRSFETIARILDKLT
- a CDS encoding DnaJ C-terminal domain-containing protein yields the protein MAKDYYAVLGIRKDTTETEIKKAYRKLALKYHPDKNPGDKKAEEKFKEITEAYAVLSDPDKRRQYDQFGDSGFHQRYSQEDIYRDFDVGDIFREFGFGTDDIFGHLFGGGRGRATGFSGGRPQAPKGQDYVMRLSIPLRQALQGGERRVEFRREGRVEQLQVRIPAGVEAGQKLRVAGKGGTSPSGGPPGNLFLEIQVEADPLFTREGNDLLVKIRIPFSGACLGTSVEVPTLDGKKRVKVPAGMQGGGKIRLKGDGAPGKKKAAAGDLYAVVEVEVPQTLSEGQKKLLEQLRSEGL